A single Panthera uncia isolate 11264 chromosome E2 unlocalized genomic scaffold, Puncia_PCG_1.0 HiC_scaffold_19, whole genome shotgun sequence DNA region contains:
- the LOC125916102 gene encoding zinc finger protein 865, which produces MESLTEETAFGQRCERAGAAVAPSVAEAAGAPAAVGVPPPAAGGGEGPFACPLCWKVFKKPSHLHQHQIIHTGEKPFSCSVCSKSFNRRESLKRHVKTHSADLLRLPCGVCGKAFRDAAYLLKHQAAHAGAGAAGPRPVYPCDLCGKSYSAPQSLLRHKAAHAPPAPAPDAPKDAAAAVAQPPPAFPAGPYLLPPDPPATDSEKAAAAAAAVVYGAVPVPLLGAHPLLLGGAGTSAAGGAGASVPGKTFCCGICGRGFGRRETLKRHERIHTGEKPHQCPVCGKRFRESFHLSKHHVVHTRERPYKCELCGKVFGYPQSLTRHRQVHRLQLPCALAGAAGLPATQGAPGACGPGASAASAGAADALSYACSDCGEHFPDLFHVMSHKEAHMAEKPYGCDACGKTFGFIENLMWHKLVHQAAPERLLPPTPGGPQPPDGSGSADAASVLDNGLAGEVGAAVAALAGVSGGDDASGTAVAGGGGGASSGPERFSCATCGQSFKHFLGLVTHKYVHLVRRTLGCGLCGQSFAGAYDLLLHRRSHRQKRGFRCPVCGKRFWEAALLMRHQRCHTEQRPYRCGVCGRGFLRSWYLRQHRVVHTGERAFKCGVCAKRFAQSSSLAEHRRLHAVARPQRCGACGKTFRYRSNLLEHQRLHLGERAYRCEHCGKGFFYLSSVLRHQRAHEPPRPELRCPACLKAFKDPGYFRKHLAAHQGGRPFRCSSCGEGFANTYGLKKHRLAHKAEGLGGPGAGAGALAGKDA; this is translated from the exons ATGGAGAGCCTCACTGAGGAGACAGCCTTTGGGCAGAGGTGTgaaagag CCGGAGCCGCCGTGGCCCCCAGCGTGGCGGAGGCGGCCGGAGCCCCCGCTGCGGTGGGCGTGCCCCCTCCCGCGGCAGGGGGCGGCGAGGGCCCGTTTGCCTGCCCGCTGTGCTGGAAGGTCTTCAAGAAGCCCAGCCACCTCCACCAGCACCAGATTATCCACACCGGTGAGAAGCCCTTCTCCTGCTCCGTGTGCAGCAAGAGCTTCAACCGCAGGGAGAGCCTCAAGCGCCACGTGAAGACGCACTCGGCCGACCTCTTGCGCCTGCCGTGCGGCGTCTGCGGGAAGGCCTTCCGCGACGCCGCCTACCTGCTCAAGCACCAGGCGGCCCACGCGGGCGCTGGCGCGGCAGGACCCCGGCCCGTGTACCCCTGCGACCTGTGTGGCAAGTCGTACTCTGCGCCCCAGAGCCTGCTCCGCCACAAGGCGGCGCacgccccgcccgcccccgcccctgacGCGCCCAAGGACGCGGCGGCCGCGGTCGCGCAGCCCCCGCCAGCCTTCCCTGCAGGCCCCTACCTCCTGCCCCCGGACCCTCCGGCCACGGACAGCGAGAAggccgcggcggccgcggcggccgtGGTGTACGGCGCCGTGCCCGTCCCGCTCTTGGGGGCGCACCCGCTGCTGCTCGGCGGGGCTGGCACCAGCGCGGCGGGCGGCGCGGGCGCCAGCGTCCCCGGAAAGACTTTCTGCTGCGGCATCTGCGGGCGGGGCTTCGGGCGACGCGAGACTCTGAAGCGCCACGAGCGCATCCACACCGGCGAGAAGCCCCACCAGTGTCCCGTGTGCGGGAAGCGCTTCCGGGAGTCCTTCCACCTGAGCAAGCACCACGTGGTGCACACCCGCGAGCGGCCCTACAAGTGCGAGCTGTGCGGCAAGGTCTTCGGCTACCCGCAGAGCCTCACCCGCCACCGCCAGGTGCACCGCCTCCAACTGCCCTGCGCCCTGGCTGGGGCTGCGGGCCTCCCGGCCACGCAGGGTGCGCCCGGGGCCTGTGGGCCGGGCGCCTCGGCCGCCTCTGCCGGGGCGGCGGATGCCCTGAGCTATGCCTGCTCGGACTGCGGCGAACACTTCCCGGATCTCTTCCACGTGATGAGCCACAAGGAGGCCCACATGGCGGAGAAGCCGTATGGCTGCGATGCCTGCGGCAAGACCTTCGGCTTCATCGAGAATCTCATGTGGCACAAGCTGGTCCACCAGGCTGCCCCCGAGCGCCTGCTCCCGCCCACGCCCGGGGGTCCTCAGCCCCCGGACGGCTCCGGCAGCGCCGACGCGGCCAGCGTGCTGGACAACGGGCTGGCGGGAGAGGTGGGGGCGGCCGTGGCTGCCCTGGCGGGGGTGTCCGGGGGTGACGACGCCAGCGGGACGGCggtggcggggggcggcgggggtgcCAGCTCGGGCCCTGAGCGCTTCAGCTGCGCCACGTGTGGCCAGAGCTTCAAACACTTCCTGGGCCTGGTGACTCACAAGTACGTGCACCTGGTGCGGCGGACCCTAGGCTGTGGCCTCTGCGGCCAGAGCTTCGCCGGTGCCTACGACCTGCTCCTGCACCGCCGCAGCCACCGGCAGAAGCGGGGCTTCCGCTGCCCGGTGTGCGGCAAGCGCTTCTGGGAGGCGGCCCTGCTGATGCGCCACCAGCGCTGCCACACGGAGCAGCGGCCCTACCGGTGCGGCGTGTGTGGCCGAGGCTTCCTGCGCTCCTGGTACCTGCGGCAGCACCGCGTGGTGCACACCGGCGAGCGCGCCTTCAAGTGCGGCGTGTGCGCCAAGCGCTTCGCACAGTCGTCCAGCCTGGCGGAGCACCGGCGGCTGCACGCCGTGGCCCGGCCCCAGCGCTGTGGCGCCTGCGGCAAGACCTTCCGCTACCGCTCCAACCTGCTGGAGCACCAGCGGCTGCACCTGGGGGAGCGCGCCTACCGCTGCGAGCACTGCGGGAAGGGCTTCTTCTACCTGAGCTCGGTGCTGCGCCACCAGCGCGCCCACGAGCCGCCGCGGCCCGAGCTCCGCTGCCCTGCCTGCCTCAAGGCCTTCAAGGACCCCGGCTACTTCCGTAAGCACCTGGCGGCGCACCAGGGCGGACGGCCCTTCCGCTGCTCCTCCTGTGGGGAGGGCTTCGCCAACACCTATGGCCTCAAGAAACACCGCCTGGCGCACAAAGCCGAGGGCCTCGGGGGacctggggcaggggcgggcgCCTTGGCCGGAAAGGATGCCTGA
- the ZNF524 gene encoding zinc finger protein 524, with the protein MDTPSPDPLPSPLPGEEEKPLALPPPVPRGRRGRRPGGATSSNRTLKAALPRKRGRPPKSGQEPPLAQGVTAPVGSGGGSDLLLIDDQGVPYTVSEGSAAGLPEGSGPKKAPHFCPVCLRAFPYLSDLERHSISHSELKPHECKDCGKTFKRSSHLRRHCNIHAGLRPFRCPLCPRRFREAGELAHHHRVHSGERPYQCPVCRLRFTEANTLRRHAKRKHPEAMGAPLCSPDPGPEPPWDDEGIPATAGAEEGVEEPEGKELA; encoded by the coding sequence ATGGACACCCCCAGCCCAGACCCGTTGCCTTCGCCTTTGCCCGGGGAGGAAGAGAAACCTCTGGCCTTACCTCCTCCTGTTCCCCGGGGCCGCCGAGGCCGGCGCCCTGGGGGGGCCACCTCCTCGAATCGGACGCTCAAGGCCGCCCTCCCTCGCAAGCGGGGCCGCCCCCCCAAGTCAGGGCAGGAGCCCCCGCTGGCACAGGGGGTGACAGCCCCTGTGGGCAGCGGCGGTGGCAGCGACCTCCTGTTGATCGATGATCAGGGTGTGCCCTATACAGTCTCTGAGGGGTCAGCGGCTGGTTTGCCTGAGGGCTCTGGCCCCAAGAAGGCCCCGCACTTCTGCCCGGTGTGCCTGCGGGCCTTCCCCTACCTCTCCGACCTGGAACGCCACAGCATCTCGCACTCAGAGCTGAAGCCGCACGAGTGCAAGGATTGCGGCAAGACCTTCAAGCGGTCCAGCCACCTACGGCGGCACTGCAACATCCATGCCGGCCTGCGGCCCTTCCGCTGCCCACTCTGCCCTCGTCGCTTCCGCGAGGCGGGTGAGCTGGCCCACCACCACCGTGTCCACTCCGGGGAGCGCCCCTACCAGTGCCCTGTCTGCCGGCTGCGCTTCACGGAGGCCAACACGCTCCGGCGCCATGCCAAACGCAAGCACCCCGAGGCCATGGGGGCACCCCTGTGTTCCCCGGACCCAGGTCCCGAACCACCGTGGGACGACGAGGGCATTCCGGCTACGGCAGGGGCTGAAGAGGGGGTGGAGGAGCCGGAGGGCAAAGAGCTGGCTTGA